One window of Planctomycetia bacterium genomic DNA carries:
- the sppA gene encoding signal peptide peptidase SppA, translating into MLICTVLALPSAALAENTVAVFKIKGPLTEAPAQMNLGEIFGEAAPMNMFDLLERLREARTDKNVQAVIFDVEEAVLGMAQIQELRAQFEALKATEKDVLIYCETLTPGKLVLGSAASELWLLPSGDVDVRGIYGESSYYKNLLDNIKVEADILHCGDYKSAGEPFYRTGPSKPAEEQLNRLLDGIFEQLVDNIAKSRKLSPERVIALMDKGAMSPKEALEAKLVDKLAYREDFIASVKKRYGPELKIARNYGKEKGPKLDFSNPFAFFSVFSDMMKGKKHSEKPAVAIVHVESMITQGETESGLFGGTSNAGSSTVRRAIAKAAADDSVKALVLRVDSPGGSAIASDIICEATKRFKDSDRPFIVSMGNVAGSGGYYVSALADVIFAEPSTITGSIGVVGGKIVTKGLWDWVGITSHEFKRGEHADIMNTNRRFTDEERDMVQGWMNRIYEDFKGRVIEGRGKKIKGDLEPLAGGRVYTGKQALEIGLVDRLGGMADAIKFAASKAELGTNYEVRVYPEPKTIFDKIMEGMSEDDDADKFVSIQTALSSRFAGLPQVASALEALKTLDPAKAVALQKFLIQMELFSNECVLLIGPASTCTGVPGLN; encoded by the coding sequence TTGTTGATCTGCACCGTCCTCGCGCTCCCAAGCGCCGCCCTGGCGGAGAACACCGTCGCCGTCTTCAAGATCAAGGGTCCCCTGACTGAGGCCCCGGCCCAGATGAATCTCGGCGAGATCTTCGGCGAGGCCGCGCCCATGAACATGTTCGACCTCCTCGAGCGCCTCCGCGAGGCCCGCACCGACAAAAACGTCCAGGCGGTCATCTTCGACGTGGAAGAGGCCGTGCTCGGCATGGCTCAGATTCAGGAGCTCCGCGCCCAATTCGAAGCTCTCAAGGCCACCGAAAAGGACGTCCTCATCTATTGCGAGACCCTCACGCCCGGCAAGCTCGTCCTCGGATCGGCGGCGAGTGAACTGTGGCTCCTTCCAAGCGGCGACGTGGACGTCCGCGGCATTTACGGCGAATCCTCCTACTACAAGAACCTGCTCGACAATATCAAGGTCGAGGCCGACATCCTCCATTGCGGCGATTACAAGTCCGCCGGCGAGCCCTTCTATCGCACAGGCCCCAGCAAGCCCGCCGAGGAGCAGCTCAATCGCCTGCTCGACGGCATCTTCGAGCAGTTGGTGGACAACATCGCCAAGAGCCGAAAGCTCTCCCCCGAAAGAGTAATTGCCCTGATGGACAAGGGCGCCATGTCTCCCAAGGAGGCCCTCGAGGCCAAGTTGGTCGACAAGCTCGCCTATCGCGAGGACTTCATCGCCTCAGTCAAGAAACGCTATGGTCCCGAACTGAAGATCGCCCGCAATTACGGCAAGGAGAAGGGCCCCAAGCTCGACTTTTCAAACCCCTTCGCATTCTTCTCCGTCTTCTCCGACATGATGAAAGGCAAAAAGCACTCCGAAAAGCCCGCCGTGGCGATCGTTCATGTTGAGAGCATGATCACACAGGGCGAGACCGAGTCCGGCCTCTTCGGCGGCACCTCCAACGCCGGATCGTCCACCGTTCGCCGCGCCATTGCCAAGGCCGCCGCCGATGACAGCGTGAAGGCACTCGTCCTCCGCGTGGATTCCCCTGGTGGTTCCGCCATCGCCAGTGACATCATCTGTGAAGCGACCAAGCGCTTTAAGGATTCCGACCGCCCGTTCATCGTATCCATGGGTAATGTGGCCGGCAGCGGCGGCTATTACGTCTCTGCCCTCGCCGATGTCATCTTTGCCGAGCCCTCAACCATCACCGGCTCGATCGGCGTCGTCGGCGGCAAGATCGTCACCAAGGGCCTCTGGGACTGGGTCGGCATCACCAGTCACGAATTCAAGCGCGGCGAGCACGCCGACATCATGAACACCAATCGGCGGTTCACCGATGAAGAGCGCGACATGGTTCAGGGCTGGATGAATCGCATCTATGAAGATTTCAAGGGTCGCGTCATCGAAGGCCGTGGCAAAAAGATCAAGGGCGATCTGGAACCCCTCGCCGGCGGTCGCGTATACACCGGTAAGCAGGCCCTCGAGATAGGCCTCGTCGATCGACTCGGCGGCATGGCCGACGCCATCAAGTTCGCGGCGAGCAAGGCTGAGTTGGGCACCAACTATGAAGTTCGGGTTTACCCCGAGCCAAAGACCATTTTCGACAAGATCATGGAAGGCATGTCGGAGGACGACGACGCGGACAAGTTTGTGTCAATCCAGACCGCGCTGAGCTCCCGCTTCGCCGGCTTGCCGCAAGTCGCCTCGGCACTGGAGGCCTTAAAGACCCTCGATCCCGCCAAGGCGGTGGCCCTGCAAAAATTCTTGATTCAGATGGAACTGTTTTCCAACGAATGCGTTCTTCTAATAGGACCGGCGTCCACCTGCACCGGAGTGCCCGGCCTGAACTGA
- the queG gene encoding tRNA epoxyqueuosine(34) reductase QueG gives MSLNARSLVDFIFVMGGYDMEAGKMTEAVKRLAGGLGFEQCGIAPAGAIPRGKYLTRWLAEGRAGRMGYLHRHLNSRVDLTTWLPWARSVIVVAQSYRQAPPAVADDAARGRVAMYAWGEDYHAILKEKLSHLVDQLHDEIPTPFESKICVDTSAITERELAAMAGIGWIGKNTLVLNQRLGSWFVLGVVITSLPLAADAPVADHCGSCTRCLDACPTEAFPRAYEMDARRCISYLTIEHRVEIDPELAAKMGDWVFGCDVCQEVCPFNRDVAPSREERLLAKSVDAALPALDDIAAWDKERHQEATAGRAVSRVSLKMWKRNAELARSHLTGDG, from the coding sequence ATGTCCCTTAACGCCCGGAGTTTGGTAGACTTCATCTTTGTGATGGGCGGTTATGACATGGAAGCAGGGAAAATGACGGAGGCGGTGAAGCGGCTCGCCGGCGGGTTGGGCTTCGAGCAATGCGGCATCGCCCCCGCCGGCGCCATTCCTCGCGGCAAGTACCTGACCCGGTGGCTGGCGGAGGGTCGCGCCGGTCGAATGGGGTATCTGCACCGTCACCTCAATTCGCGGGTGGACCTGACGACGTGGCTGCCCTGGGCCCGGAGTGTCATTGTTGTTGCACAGAGCTATCGCCAGGCTCCGCCGGCTGTGGCGGATGACGCCGCGCGGGGCCGGGTGGCGATGTATGCGTGGGGGGAGGATTATCACGCGATACTGAAGGAGAAGCTGTCGCATCTCGTCGATCAATTGCACGACGAGATTCCGACGCCGTTTGAATCGAAGATCTGCGTCGATACGTCGGCGATCACCGAGCGCGAGCTTGCGGCAATGGCGGGGATCGGCTGGATCGGAAAGAACACGCTGGTCTTGAATCAGCGGCTCGGGTCGTGGTTTGTGCTGGGTGTCGTGATCACGAGCCTTCCGCTGGCGGCGGATGCGCCGGTCGCGGATCACTGCGGGTCGTGCACGCGCTGTCTCGACGCCTGCCCGACGGAGGCGTTTCCGCGTGCGTATGAGATGGATGCGCGGCGGTGCATTTCTTATCTGACGATCGAGCATCGTGTCGAGATTGATCCGGAACTAGCCGCCAAGATGGGCGACTGGGTGTTTGGTTGTGATGTTTGTCAGGAGGTTTGCCCGTTCAATCGAGATGTTGCGCCATCACGGGAAGAGCGGCTTTTGGCGAAGTCGGTCGACGCGGCGCTTCCAGCGCTGGACGATATCGCGGCATGGGACAAGGAGCGACATCAAGAAGCGACGGCGGGCCGGGCGGTTTCCCGCGTTTCGCTGAAGATGTGGAAGCGCAATGCGGAGCTCGCGCGGTCTCATCTGACGGGCGATGGTTAG